A part of Xenopus tropicalis strain Nigerian chromosome 4, UCB_Xtro_10.0, whole genome shotgun sequence genomic DNA contains:
- the septin3 gene encoding neuronal-specific septin-3 isoform X2 yields the protein MFKGAADNKAEAVMSELVPETRPKPAVPMKPVGMNPNLLGYIGIDTIIEQMRKKTMKTGFDFNIMVVGQSGLGKSTLVNTLFKSQVSRKSAGWSRDDKIPKTVEIKSISHVIEEGGVKMKLTVVDTPGFGDQINNENCWEPIEKFINEQYEKFLKEEVNIARKKRIPDTRVHCCLYFISPTGHSLRPLDLEFMKHLSKVVNIIPVIAKADTMTLEEKTEFKQRVRKELEVNGIEFYPQKEFDDDLEDKTENDKIRQESMPFAVVGSDKEYQVNGKRVLGRKTPWGIVEVENLAHCEFSLLRDFVIRTHLQDLKEVTHNIHYETYRAKRLNENGGLPPVSAENEESHDSNI from the exons ATGTTTAAAG GAGCAGCAGACAATAAAGCAGAAGCAGTCATGTCAGAACTTGTCCCGGAAACTCGACCCAAACCAGCAGTGCCCATGAAGCCAGTGGGCATGAACCCCAACCTTTTGGGTTACATTGGCATAGACACAATTATTGAGCAGATGCGTAAGAAAACAATGAAAACGGGCTTCGATTTTAATATTATGGTTGTTG GACAGAGTGGCTTGGGAAAATCTACACTGGTGAACACACTCTTTAAATCCCAAGTGAGTCGAAAATCTGCAGGTTGGAGTCGGGATGACAAAATACCTAAGACAGTGGAAATCAAATCTATCAGCCATG TTATTGAAGAAGGAGGAGTAAAAATGAAGCTCACAGTAGTTGACACCCCAGGGTTTGGGGACCAGATTAATAATGAAAACTG CTGGGAGCCTATTGAAAAGTTTATCAATGAGCAGTATGAGAAGTTCCTTAAGGAGGAGGTGAATATTGCCCGGAAGAAACGTATCCCAGATACTCGCGTGCACTGCTGCCTGTACTTCATTTCTCCTACAGGACACTC CTTAAGACCTCTTGATCTAGAATTTATGAAGCACCTCAGTAAGGTTGTCAACATTATTCCTGTTATTGCCAAAGCAGACACCATGACCCTGGAAGAGAAAACAGAGTTTAAGCAAAGG GTTCGGAAGGAGCTAGAAGTGAATGGCATTGAATTCTATCCTCAAAAAGAGTTTGATGATGACTTGGAAGATAAAACAGAGAATGATAAAATTCGG CAGGAAAGCATGCCCTTTGCTGTAGTTGGCAGTGACAAAGAATACCAAGTAAATGGAAAGCGTGTTTTGGGTCGTAAAACCCCCTGGGGCATTGTTGAAG TTGAAAACCTGGCTCACTGTGAATTCTCTCTGCTGCGGGACTTTGTTATCAG GACCCATCTGCAGGATCTCAAAGAAGTGACCCACAACATTCACTATGAAACTTACAGAGCCAAGCGCCTAAATGAAAATGGTGGTctccctcctgtcagtgcagaaaaTGAAGAATCACATGACAGCAACATATGA
- the septin3 gene encoding neuronal-specific septin-3 isoform X1 — MERAAITSPLGSRRATGIPRSQLPSRSSRLPSPLSKSSKTFSPHQSQASIVLPNIYVDNFIQPSKRTSAAEHGTLDINTFPPIGLLQDTTSPSHSAESLQEKTLQHAWLRSPVLLRRQDHFTSPRIQNTLATAPRLHSPCRLPSKSKAGSKSKVMENQKSAMHSSTLKSPLRYSGHSVIPTTKQGDIWPTLPMTNQAREKWPSDETIEFPKEESTNHLWRGRGTVSTAEKGRQTAPSQILVHTLSEGLSFSALDLLSYSSDEPMSSWDLGAADNKAEAVMSELVPETRPKPAVPMKPVGMNPNLLGYIGIDTIIEQMRKKTMKTGFDFNIMVVGQSGLGKSTLVNTLFKSQVSRKSAGWSRDDKIPKTVEIKSISHVIEEGGVKMKLTVVDTPGFGDQINNENCWEPIEKFINEQYEKFLKEEVNIARKKRIPDTRVHCCLYFISPTGHSLRPLDLEFMKHLSKVVNIIPVIAKADTMTLEEKTEFKQRVRKELEVNGIEFYPQKEFDDDLEDKTENDKIRQESMPFAVVGSDKEYQVNGKRVLGRKTPWGIVEVENLAHCEFSLLRDFVIRTHLQDLKEVTHNIHYETYRAKRLNENGGLPPVSAENEESHDSNI; from the exons ATGGAGAGGGCAGCTATCACATCTCCTTTGGGCAGCAGAAGAGCAACAGGAATCCCTCGTTCTCAACTACCATCTCGTTCTTCACGTTTGCCCAGTCCACTTTCTAAATCTTCAAAGACATTCAGTCCACATCAATCCCAGGCTTCTATTGTGTTGCCTAACATATATGTGGACAATTTCATTCAGCCTTCTAAAAGAACATCAGCAGCAGAACATGGTACTTTGGATATAAATACTTTCCCACCTATTGGCCTTTTGCAGGACACTACATCCCCATCCCACAGTGCTGAGTCCTTGCAGGAGAAGACTTTGCAACATGCATGGCTAAGAAGCCCAGTATTGCTGAGAAGACAGGATCATTTCACATCACCAAGGATACAAAACACTTTGGCTACAGCCCCAAGATTGCATTCTCCTTGCCGACTGCCTTCAAAAAGTAAAGCTGGATCTAAGTCTAAG gtTATGGAAAATCAGAAAAGTGCAATGCACTCAAGCACCCTTAAATCCCCACTTCGCTATTCGGGTCATTCTGTAATTCCAACAACGAAACAGGGAGACATCTGGCCAACGCTACCTATGACCAACCAAGCCAGGGAGAAATGGCCTTCAGATGAGACAATTGAGTTCCCAAAGGAAGAGAGCACAAACCATTTGTGGAGGGGAAGAGGCACTGTATCTACAGCAGAAAAAGGAAGGCAAACTGCCCCATCTCAGATACTTGTCCACACACTTTCTGAAGGACTTTCCTTCTCCGCTCTTGATCTGTTGTCTTATTCCTCTGATGAGCCAATGTCTTCATGGGATCTTG GAGCAGCAGACAATAAAGCAGAAGCAGTCATGTCAGAACTTGTCCCGGAAACTCGACCCAAACCAGCAGTGCCCATGAAGCCAGTGGGCATGAACCCCAACCTTTTGGGTTACATTGGCATAGACACAATTATTGAGCAGATGCGTAAGAAAACAATGAAAACGGGCTTCGATTTTAATATTATGGTTGTTG GACAGAGTGGCTTGGGAAAATCTACACTGGTGAACACACTCTTTAAATCCCAAGTGAGTCGAAAATCTGCAGGTTGGAGTCGGGATGACAAAATACCTAAGACAGTGGAAATCAAATCTATCAGCCATG TTATTGAAGAAGGAGGAGTAAAAATGAAGCTCACAGTAGTTGACACCCCAGGGTTTGGGGACCAGATTAATAATGAAAACTG CTGGGAGCCTATTGAAAAGTTTATCAATGAGCAGTATGAGAAGTTCCTTAAGGAGGAGGTGAATATTGCCCGGAAGAAACGTATCCCAGATACTCGCGTGCACTGCTGCCTGTACTTCATTTCTCCTACAGGACACTC CTTAAGACCTCTTGATCTAGAATTTATGAAGCACCTCAGTAAGGTTGTCAACATTATTCCTGTTATTGCCAAAGCAGACACCATGACCCTGGAAGAGAAAACAGAGTTTAAGCAAAGG GTTCGGAAGGAGCTAGAAGTGAATGGCATTGAATTCTATCCTCAAAAAGAGTTTGATGATGACTTGGAAGATAAAACAGAGAATGATAAAATTCGG CAGGAAAGCATGCCCTTTGCTGTAGTTGGCAGTGACAAAGAATACCAAGTAAATGGAAAGCGTGTTTTGGGTCGTAAAACCCCCTGGGGCATTGTTGAAG TTGAAAACCTGGCTCACTGTGAATTCTCTCTGCTGCGGGACTTTGTTATCAG GACCCATCTGCAGGATCTCAAAGAAGTGACCCACAACATTCACTATGAAACTTACAGAGCCAAGCGCCTAAATGAAAATGGTGGTctccctcctgtcagtgcagaaaaTGAAGAATCACATGACAGCAACATATGA